A window of Nocardia arthritidis genomic DNA:
CGAGAAGGCGCATGTGCGCTGGGTCCGGCCGGAGCCGGAGGACGAGCTGATGCTGGCCCTGGCCCGGCTGCACGCCGCGGGCGGACTGACCTTCGGCGAGGGTTCCCGCTTCGCCGGATCGTTCCGCACGCACGGCGTGCTGGTGCCGGTCTTCGACCTGGATCCGGAGCGGCACGCGAACGAATGGACCAAGCCCGCAGAGGAATTCGGTGCGCGCCTGGCCGAGGCGCTCGCCGTCGACGCGCCGCTCAGCCCAGCCGAGCGCCGCTCCCGCGACGGGTTGCGTTCGCGTCAGGTCACCCTGCGCTGACGCCATGGACGTGGCGGTCCCGGGCCCGAGTTCCGGTGTCGCGCCGAATCATTCGGTGCGGTGCCGGGCTCCGCGACGACATTGCGCCGGGGTCGCCCGCTGAGCCCGCCGCGTGCGCCGAACGGTGTGCGCGGCGGGTTCGATCATTGTGCGGCGGTGAGCAGTGCCCGATATTCGGGTCGCACGAAGCTCCCGCCTGATGTGTGCCGCTGGGCGGGCCTTTGGTCCACGCCCGGCCGAGTTATGCGCTGGCCTCGCTGAATTGGCGTTGTCGTACGAAGCCCGATCTTAGCCGCGCCCGGCCGAGTTTCTGCGCGAGGCATTCGCGTGAACCCTTATCCGGCACGACATTTCGCAGACGCAATCGGGCTGACGCATTATCGGAAAACCGCGGCAGACCCTGCTGGGCCTGCCGCGGTTCGAAAAGGGGGTGGGCGGTTAAATCGCGCCGCCGGCCGCGCTCGGCGCGCCGGACGTATCGCTGGGGCCGCTCATTTCGCGTGCGATGAAGTCTTCGAGATCGAAGAGGTTGGCGCCGGCCCGATCGGCGATGGTGAGCAGCGTCGTCATATTGGCGACCTCCTCGACCTGTTCCTTGAGGAACCACTGCATGAACTGTTCGCCCAGGTAGTCGCCCTCTTCCCGGGCGGTGCTGGCAAGCTGGACGATCTGATCGGTGACCGTCTTCTCCTGGGCGAGGGCCAGTGCGATCGGCTCCCTCGCGTTCTCGAATTTCGACTTCGGGCTGTCGATGCCGGTGAATTCGACGGTGATATCCCGGTCGAGGAAGTACCGCACGATCATCATCGCGTGATTGCGCTCCTCGACCGCCTGGGCGTAGAAGCGCTTGGCCAGCTGCGGCAGATCAGCATTGTCGAACCACACCGCGATGGCGATGTATTGGTGCTCGGCATTGAATTCATGCCTGATCTGATCGTGGAGCAGGCCGTGGAATTTGCTGCGTGGGGTCTCCGGGTGGCTGGACATAGCAGCGACAATATCGCTGGTCAGCCCGCGTGTCATCCAAGTACAACCTTATTGAGGCTAGTGTTGCCTAATTAATTCCGCTGCGGCCCCGCCATTTTCGGCGCCATATTGTCGACGGGCGGTGCGGTGCGCGACTCGCGCGCCAGGAACTGTTCCACATCGAACAGATCGCCCGCGGCCCGATCGATGACGGTGAGCAGCCGCGACATCCCGGACACCTCGGCCACCTGGTCCTTCATGAACCACTGCACGAAACGCTCGCCGAGGTAATCGGCCGATGTGCGGGCCGATGCGGCGAGCGCGGTGATCTCCGCGGTGTAGACGCGTTCGGCCGCGAGCAGGAAAGCTATTGCCGCCCTTGGTGATTCGAAGGTGGACACGATTTCGTCCAAACCCTCGACGGCGACCCCCAGATCGCGGTCGAGCAGATGCCGCACCATCCGCAGCGCGTGCCCGCGATGCCGCTCGGATCTGACATAGCAGTGATTCGCCAACCGTGGCAGGCGCTTCGAATCGAAATACACGGCGGCCGCCAGATACTGCTGTGCGATGGTGAACCCGCGCCGGAGCTGGACTCTGAGCAGTGCGGGAAAGGTCTGGACGACTTCGGTTTCCGGCATGCGATCGACGTTACCGGGTCAGAAGATCGTCCGGGATGGGTCGGTCGTTGGCGATATCGTCGAAGAACTGGCCCGCCTTGGTCTTATCCCACACCAGCACATTGCCGACATCGGTATCCGAGAAACCGCCGATCGGCACCGTCGTGGTCACCGGGCCGCCGCGCAGCGCCCAGCCGAGCTGGGCCAGGTCCCAGATGTGGTCGCCCTTGTCCACCTTCAGCGATTTCGCCGAATCGCTGACCAGCGGCCACAGCTTGAACGGGTTCGCCAGCGTCCCTGCGTCGGTCGCCTTCTTCAGCAGCGCCGTCATGAACATGCGCTGGTGCTGGATGCGATCGATATCGGCGCGCGGCGTCGCGCGGCTGCGCACGAAACCCAGCGCGTTCTTACCGCTCAACCGCTGACAACCCGCTTGCAGATCGATACCGGCGAGCGGATCGTCGATCGGCTGGTCCAGGCACAGATCGATGCCGCCGAGCGCGTCGACCACATTCGCGAACCCGCCGAATCCGATTCCGGCGTAGTGATCGATATGCACACCCGTCGCCTGCTCGACGGTCTGCACCAGCAGCGGCGGCCCGCCGAGTGCGAAGGCGGCGTTCAGCTTGTCCTTGCCGTGGCCGGGAATGCTGACAAAGGAGTCGCGGGGGAGGCTGATCAGCGTCGCTTTACCGGATTTCGGCAGGTGCACCAGCATGATCGTGTCGCTGCGCTCCGGGCCGACATCGCCGCCGGTGGAGTACTCCTGTTCCTGTTCGGGAGTCAGGCCCTCGCGGCCGTCGGACCCGGTGAGCAGCCAGTTGGTGCCGGGTGTGTCGCCGAGGCGGCCCGGGTAGCCCGCGAGCACCGGAATCCGGTTCAACGAGGAATCGAGTTTGATGATCGCGCCGATCAGAGCCAGCACGATGACCAGGATCAGCACCAGGAACCAGCGGAAAAGGTGCAGTTTGCGACGGCGCGGTGGGGGCGCGCCGCGCTCGGCCCGCTTCGGCGGGAGGGCCGGCGGCGGTGGCGGTGCGGCCCGCCGGGGCGGTTCACGGCGCGGCGGTTCGTGGCCATAGCCGCGCTGGTCGTCGAAGGGGACCGGCTGCTGGGTCGGCGCCCAGTTGCGGCGCGGCGGTGCGGCCTGTCGCTCGGGCGGAACCTGTGAGTAGGCCAGCGGCGGGGCATACGGATCCGGGGCGCCGTTGCGCCCGATGACGTGGGTCGGTTCTATCCGTTGCCGCGGCCCGGGCGGCGGGTACGGGCGATTCGCCGGAGATGGGCCGGGGCGGCCGGATTGCGGCGGCACCCGACGCGTCCGCGCATTGGGGTCGTCGCCGTTCATCCTCGAAACTCTACTTGTCGGTGGTGATTCGGTTCATGAAAGAATCTCAGATTCCGCTGAATGCGTTACGGCAGCCACGAAACATGACCGCGCAGTATGGTATAGCCGATATAAGCGACGGCATCGATGGTCGCGTGCGCGATTATCAGCGGCCACAGCCGATTGGTTCGCTGCCAGTAACGGCCGAAGATCAAGCCCATCACCACATTTCCGACGCCACCGCCGAAACCCTGGTACAGGTGGTAGCTGCCGCGCAGCAATGCCGAGGCAAGCAGTGCGGAATTCTCCGTCCAACCGAGTCTGCGCAATCGGGTGAGCAAATATGCGACGACGATCACCTCCTCGGCCACCGAATTCGCACATGCCGAAAGGACGAGCACCGGCAGCCGCCACCAGTGGTCGCCGAGTGAACTCGGCACGATGGTGACGCTGAAATGTAGTGCGTGCGCGATCAGATAGAGCCCGAGACCGGGTATTCCGATGATCGCCGCGAGTGCGAGCCCATGCCAGCCGTCGGGCCGGAACCTGATTCGCGCCAACCCGATCAGCCGCGGTCCGATTCCACTGCGCCACAACAGATATAGGCCGAGGGCGGCCCAACCGGCCAGTCGCAGCACGCCGATCAGCTGGAACAACAGATCGATGATCGACTGCGCCGACCGCGACGGGTTCAACGCCACCGTCTGCCCGCCGACGCCGCCCGGCCGCAGCGCGCTCTCCAATAAGGACAGCGCCGCACTGATCCCGCTCAACCCGAACGTGACGACGAGCACCACGGCGATTTCCATCCGGATCGCCATCCGCTCCCGCCGCGTCAACTCGGGTTCGTCCACCCCGGTGCCGGATTCGACATGCATACGTCGAATCTATTGCCCAGGCCGCGATGCGGCCCGCACCGCCGGATCAGATGCGGCGCAGACCGTTCAGGAACGGGCAGCCCGCGAGCGTGCGGACCGCTCGGCTGAGGGATTCGATATCGGTGGCGGGGGTGCCGAAGGGGAGCCGGAAATCGTGGTCACCGTCGCTGCCTTCGACGCGCAGGGTCAGGCCATAGCGGTCGATGGCGAGCGGATGCACCCGGCCGTGTTGCAGGCGGGCCGGTAGGTGGCGGGCCAGCTGGGCGACGACGTCGGCGTGATCGGCGGTGAGGTGACGCAGCCACGCGGATTCCATGGCGCAGAACGGATCCGGCTGGGCCAGCCGCAGCTCGTCGACGTGGACCGACGCGGCGCCGGTCGAGTCGGCCACCACCGCGGAGTCGATCATCAGGCGCAGCAGCGTCGCCGTATGCCCGACCTCGAGCAGGCCCACGCGCGGATGATCCTTGGCCACCTCGGTGGCCAGCGCGCGCTGCGCCTGGGCCGGCACCGACCGCACCCAACCGCGCAGCCACACCAGGGCGCGCACCGGTTCGCGCAGTGGTAGCGGGGCATGGTCGGTGAGTTCGAGTACCGCGGGCGCGCCGGTCTCGCCGGAATTGCCCGCGAGTACCGCGGCGAGCGAGGCGGCGGGCACCGCGACCACCGCGTCGCCGCCGGGCCGGATGAAGTGCACCGAGGTCGGCGTCGGATCGATGCCGGGCATAGCGAGTACCGCCTGTTCCGCATGTGAGCACGCGCTACGCACCCGTTCCGCGGTGGACGGTGCGACGGTCGAGTTCGTACGCGGCATGCGGACCTCCGGTAGCTGAGGACGTATTAGGTTACCCTAAGCTAAGTGACCGACCGGAGATTGGCAAGGGTTCGCCGCCGCCGGATCGCAAAGGATCCGTTGTCGGGAGCGTCCGGTCGTTGGCTACGGTGGCCTGGTGGCAGACGGATCGAATGAGCCGGTACTGGTGTCGTTGAGCGCGCCGTCCCGGCGAAGTCTCACCGACGGACTGGTGCGTGCAGTCGCGCCCGGCGCCGCCCGCGTACTCGACCTGGACACCGCATCCGAGTCCGAGATCGCCGACTTTCTCGCCGAAATCGCGCACACCGACGGCGGATTCGTCGCACGCGTCGGCGTCGACCAGCCCAGCTCCCCCCAACCCGCGGAACGGGCACTCGCCATCATCGCCGCAACCGCGGCCGCACTCTGCGGCGACGACATCCGCACGGCACTGCGCAGCCCCGACATCGCATTCCTGACTTCGCTGAAACCACCCGCAATCGAGGCCGTTCGCACGGTCCTGCTCGCCATCGAAACCGATGAGCCCACCGAGCTTGCCGCTGGACTGGCGATCCTGGATCCCCGCTGATTCGCGGTTGCTGCCGCGTTCGGTCGGCCGTCGAATTCGGTGGTTGTGGTGAGTTTGTCGCCGGGTTCGGGTCTTGGGTCCGTGCTGATTCGGGATTGTCGCGGAGTTTTGGCGTCCGTCGAATTCGATCGTCGTGGCGAGCCTGCCGCCGGGCGGGCGATCCTGGATCCCCGCTGATTCGGGGCTGCCGCGGAGTTCGGTCGGATCCGGTAGTCCCGGTGACCCGGCTGCGGGGCTGGCAATCCTGGGTCCGTTGAGCGGTCCAGGGTGTCCGGGGGTTCGCGGATCGCCCGGCAACCTGGTTTCCCGCAAGTAATGTCGTAGGGGTGCCCCGCATCGCCTACTTCGGGCCATCTGGAACCTTCACCGAGATGGCCCTCGCCGCCCTCGAATCCACCGGCGTCTTCGACGGACCGGTCGAACGGATCGCCGCGCCGACCCAGGGCGCGGCGCTGGACCTGATCCGGTCCGGCGATGTCGACGGCGCGGTGGTGCCGATCGAGAGTTCGATCGAGGGTTCCATCGCGGCCACCATGGATTCGCTGGCCATCGGGCCGCGACTGCAGATCATCGCGGAAACCGAATTGGAGGTCAGCTTCACCATTCTCGCGAAATCCGGCACCCGCCTCGCCGACGTGCGCACGCTCGCGGCCTATCCGGTGGCGGCGGCGCAGGTGCGGGAGTGGGTGGCGCGGAATCTGCCGCTGGCGCAACCGTTTCCGTCGGCATCCAACGCCGCCGCGGCCGAGGACGTGGTGGCGGGCAAGGCCGATGCCGCGGTGTCGACGGCGCTCGCGGGTGAACGTCTCGGCCTGGCCGCATTGGCCTCCGGTGTCGCCGACCACGACCAGGCGGTCACCCGCTTCATCCTGGTGACGCGCCCCCGGGTCGCGCCGCCGCCGACCGGCGCCGACCGCACCTCCGTCGTGCTGGAGCTGACCAACGAACCTGGTTCGCTGATGCGCGCGTTCGCCGAATTCGCCACCCGCGGCATCGACCTG
This region includes:
- a CDS encoding ferritin, which gives rise to MPETEVVQTFPALLRVQLRRGFTIAQQYLAAAVYFDSKRLPRLANHCYVRSERHRGHALRMVRHLLDRDLGVAVEGLDEIVSTFESPRAAIAFLLAAERVYTAEITALAASARTSADYLGERFVQWFMKDQVAEVSGMSRLLTVIDRAAGDLFDVEQFLARESRTAPPVDNMAPKMAGPQRN
- a CDS encoding DUF2470 domain-containing protein, whose translation is MPRTNSTVAPSTAERVRSACSHAEQAVLAMPGIDPTPTSVHFIRPGGDAVVAVPAASLAAVLAGNSGETGAPAVLELTDHAPLPLREPVRALVWLRGWVRSVPAQAQRALATEVAKDHPRVGLLEVGHTATLLRLMIDSAVVADSTGAASVHVDELRLAQPDPFCAMESAWLRHLTADHADVVAQLARHLPARLQHGRVHPLAIDRYGLTLRVEGSDGDHDFRLPFGTPATDIESLSRAVRTLAGCPFLNGLRRI
- a CDS encoding CPBP family intramembrane glutamic endopeptidase, whose product is MHVESGTGVDEPELTRRERMAIRMEIAVVLVVTFGLSGISAALSLLESALRPGGVGGQTVALNPSRSAQSIIDLLFQLIGVLRLAGWAALGLYLLWRSGIGPRLIGLARIRFRPDGWHGLALAAIIGIPGLGLYLIAHALHFSVTIVPSSLGDHWWRLPVLVLSACANSVAEEVIVVAYLLTRLRRLGWTENSALLASALLRGSYHLYQGFGGGVGNVVMGLIFGRYWQRTNRLWPLIIAHATIDAVAYIGYTILRGHVSWLP
- a CDS encoding ferritin, which translates into the protein MSSHPETPRSKFHGLLHDQIRHEFNAEHQYIAIAVWFDNADLPQLAKRFYAQAVEERNHAMMIVRYFLDRDITVEFTGIDSPKSKFENAREPIALALAQEKTVTDQIVQLASTAREEGDYLGEQFMQWFLKEQVEEVANMTTLLTIADRAGANLFDLEDFIAREMSGPSDTSGAPSAAGGAI
- a CDS encoding LCP family protein; its protein translation is MNGDDPNARTRRVPPQSGRPGPSPANRPYPPPGPRQRIEPTHVIGRNGAPDPYAPPLAYSQVPPERQAAPPRRNWAPTQQPVPFDDQRGYGHEPPRREPPRRAAPPPPPALPPKRAERGAPPPRRRKLHLFRWFLVLILVIVLALIGAIIKLDSSLNRIPVLAGYPGRLGDTPGTNWLLTGSDGREGLTPEQEQEYSTGGDVGPERSDTIMLVHLPKSGKATLISLPRDSFVSIPGHGKDKLNAAFALGGPPLLVQTVEQATGVHIDHYAGIGFGGFANVVDALGGIDLCLDQPIDDPLAGIDLQAGCQRLSGKNALGFVRSRATPRADIDRIQHQRMFMTALLKKATDAGTLANPFKLWPLVSDSAKSLKVDKGDHIWDLAQLGWALRGGPVTTTVPIGGFSDTDVGNVLVWDKTKAGQFFDDIANDRPIPDDLLTR
- the pheA gene encoding prephenate dehydratase, which gives rise to MPRIAYFGPSGTFTEMALAALESTGVFDGPVERIAAPTQGAALDLIRSGDVDGAVVPIESSIEGSIAATMDSLAIGPRLQIIAETELEVSFTILAKSGTRLADVRTLAAYPVAAAQVREWVARNLPLAQPFPSASNAAAAEDVVAGKADAAVSTALAGERLGLAALASGVADHDQAVTRFILVTRPRVAPPPTGADRTSVVLELTNEPGSLMRAFAEFATRGIDLTRIESRPTRTGMGTYRFYLDCVGHIDDIAVAETLKALHRTARVRFLGSWPATSTTGTPPPADEPHAEWLTRLRKGVADL